One Gopherus evgoodei ecotype Sinaloan lineage chromosome 1, rGopEvg1_v1.p, whole genome shotgun sequence genomic window, aatgtttcaaatattTGCCACTTTCAGAATCCTTTTTAACTGAACAAAATATTGAAACATCAGAAAATAGGACACAGGCATATTAATGTATATGACATTAAAAGTATAAGGTTTTAGGCTTAGCTGTCACACTGGCTTAATGTACTGGCTTAGGTCAATGCAGAATTCTAATCAGCCATAATGAATATATTACCCATATGAAAACATTAAGAGGAAGTTATTTTCTAGTTTCAGGTATTACAGTTCAAAGGGTAAAGACAATGGGCCATTACCTAATATCATGATGCActtctttttcatattttttctccTTACGTTTCTTACAGCAACAGAAGACGAGAAAGGCCAATAAAAAGAGACCCAGAAGAGTTCCAATAACTGCTCCAGCAATTGTGCCAGCTGTATTTATAGCTAGAATAGATTAACACAAATTACTACAATACTGGCCTTTAACTGAATTTGCATAACTAGAGAATTCTCTGTGTAtaccttaaaataaaaacaaatgttcttATACTGAGAAATATTACTGAACTGATACATGCATACTTatgcttaaattaaaaaaaaaagtgtatcacACAAACATGAAAAGACAGGTCAAAAAAGACTGGCTTGTTTATTGGAGCTGAAAGAATGCTCAATACTCAAAAATATGGCAAAATTACAAATGGTGTCAGCTACCTGTTCTACACCATAATTTCTTTTATAGATTACAAAAGGATCAaatgagtttatttttttaactcattcatcaacatttcttattttgcAGAAACTACTATACAGCAAGTACTTACGGGGAGTGACATTTAGCACAACGAAACAGTCATCAGTGCCAACTCTGTTTGCAGCCACACAATTGTATGTACCAGAGTAGTCCTCAGAGACATTTTTCATAGACAGTTCACCTGTATCTTTATCTAAAAATATTGAAGAAACTAATTAAAATGTTCCATTAATGATTATTCAATATTTCAAAAGGTGTTAATCCATTAcaacaaattttatttaaaaagtcagtGTCTTAGTTATTTTGACATGTTTGAAAAAAATGAGACATTTGTCAAGCTGCAAAGAGCTGTCATATATAATACTATCATTCTTTTATGAATAACTGGAAGCTTATTccatagcatttaatttcagtatTCGGTCTTGGTACTCCATACCACTAGTCTGCTGAGAATACTTCCTTGCCAAGAGTGTAAGGGATGTGTCTAACACAGGTAATCTGTGAAGTAACAGATCTTAAGACAGTAAGCCTAGGCATAAAAAAAAACTTAGCATTTCAAGGTGAAATAAAAACAAGACGACAAAGCCTATTATCCATCTTAAATATATTACAATAGCAAAGGATAAACATTACTTAATAACGATGTCGCCGGAAGTTCCTCTGTGCCAGTTAATTTCCTCCAGTTGTAGGACAAGAGTGGGGAACCTTCTTGTGACACACATTTCAGGGTAAGATCTCTTCCAGTTTCCTGTGATCCTTCAATGTAGCATTTAGTCCTTGCTGGCTTCACTAATACATAaagtattatttaaattaattaaaagtcAGTTATGGTGTCCATTAATTaagactcagggtatggctacatttggaatttcggagcgctgccgcggcagcgctttgaagtgtgagtgtagtcagagcggcagcgctgggagagagctctcccagcgctgcatgtaaaccacatcccttacgggtgtagcttgcagcgctgggagccgcgctcccagcgctgctgccctgattacactgatgctttacagcactgtatcttgcagcgctcagggggtgtttttcacaccccagttgcagcactgtaaagtgtgagtgtagccaaggccttagcaaataaatcatttttcaCTGTACAAAACTTGAAATCAGCCTATATTTTTTAATTCTTATGTTTCATACAAAGGGCAAACCAATTTTTGAGCCATTTTCAAGAAATGTTAATTATTTCTACAtttttgtcctcctcctcctccattccaCTGGGCGAGGAAGGGTATCAATCCTCTAATTTTTGAATACTaaataatagggctgtcaattaatcacagtaaCACCTGCTATTAACTGACATCAAACTTCAtggtgttaatttttttaaacacatttatcATTTACATGTGTGAGGGTGGAAGGCACCAGCAGCAGAGGGGGGCTAGAGCCCCATGCACCAAGAGGGGATGGAGCCCCGAGCAAGGCTGAagcccagaacccccacccctgaccctctatttgaaaatatagagaaCCCacaaaaacataaataaatggtattctagtactgtttaacagtgcgattaaaactgcggttattttttttaatctcgaGATTTAAAAACAATCGTTTGACAGCCCAATTTATCCACTTACAATTTAGTATTAGATTATGAATTTATTTTACACAAGCATCTCTCTTATTTTAAGCGTCAAATGTAATATGGCATGTAACGATTTGCCCTCAAAAACATATATAGCATATAGCATCTGTACAAATTATCTTACCAAGCACAGTCAACTGTATTTTTTGGCTTTCAACTCCAGGAGCTTTCTTCACTCTGCACTGGTATGTGCCTGTGTCTGCTGACTTTAGATTCAGGATATCTATGGAGCCATCACCAGATCTGGGATCAGGATTAGTGAACTGTACTCGTCCATTCATAGCTTCATAGTAATCATTATAAATCCTGTCTACAGAGTACATGATAatctaaaaggaaaagaaaaaacaagtatTTTCTTCAAACAAATCTGCATAGCATTTTGAATATTTCAAATGAACTACCGTTCTATTTCTTTGGAAGACATTTTTTCATGTGTAAAAATAATTCTAATCAGAACAATTAAAAAACCCCATCCAACGGAATTTATCtgatgaaaaatgaataaacTCTATTAATAGCTGTTTAAAATTGCCATGTGCTAATACTTATACTGTAAACCTCTGCATGAAGGGGTTTATCTAAATTTACTGGTATTGCTTCTAAAGAATGGAATGGGAAAGGGACTAATATTTTAAGatctaagaatttttttttaatattttcttagtAAAAGCAGACTTGTTTGGTTCAACACAGCATTGTCTTTATCAGTAacaataatctatgattctatgaaatgaaaaaaaattaaaattaaattatcctGGAGTTATTTTCTCTTTACCATTCACTAACTTATAGTGAGCAATCAATTGTCCTTCTAGATCTTAATGATGTTTATATAACTGGCATTCATTGTTTACAATTTCTGTGCATGGTGCTTCACAGACATGCAAGATCACAAGTTCCCTGACTTGAAAGAACAAAATTCAGAGAGCAAGAGGTTCTTTATGGGCAGAAAGCTTCAACATTCAGAGCTCTTACAACAACTAGGAATTAAAAGGTCTCTAAAAAGCTGTCTCTACTCACTGTTTGTTCCTTCTTTTGATTATCTGTTGGTATTAAGACCCATTCAACATCTAGTGGGCCTTGATCTTCTTGTGAGACAGTGAATGTACATGGCAATGTAACTTTCTCTCCTTGTGCTTTTTCAACCATAGGCTGGTTAGTTGAAGTTATCTTTAGGCCTTTTGTTAGACCTAGAAAAAAAAGTGGCAGTATAACAAGTGTTAAACCTCTATTAATTCAACAAACAATAATTCAAATCTATGGATAAACATTCAGTTTTTATGATAAACTTTCCATTAGACatagggcaagattttcaaaagtggataAATAACTTGCCTAATTatccaaagtgctgagcatccaatAGCTCCCTTCACTGCAATAGGAACTGCTTGgagctcagcatctttgaaagtcAGCCTGCTTATACAGATGCCTAACATCAGGCactcactttggaaaatcttggccataataCACGGTTAAGTGTACAGAACTGAAATTGTCTAGTCAGACATTTTTAGCAGCACTTAC contains:
- the CXADR gene encoding coxsackievirus and adenovirus receptor isoform X1: MELPPLAALLGSLLLCCAGLTKGLKITSTNQPMVEKAQGEKVTLPCTFTVSQEDQGPLDVEWVLIPTDNQKKEQTIIMYSVDRIYNDYYEAMNGRVQFTNPDPRSGDGSIDILNLKSADTGTYQCRVKKAPGVESQKIQLTVLVKPARTKCYIEGSQETGRDLTLKCVSQEGSPLLSYNWRKLTGTEELPATSLLNKDTGELSMKNVSEDYSGTYNCVAANRVGTDDCFVVLNVTPPINTAGTIAGAVIGTLLGLFLLAFLVFCCCKKRKEKKYEKEVHHDIREDVPPPKSRTSTARSYIGSNRSSLGSMSPSNMEGYAKTPYNQVPSEDFERSPGQNPNFPPSKVAAPNLSRMGAVPVMIPAQSKDGSIV
- the CXADR gene encoding coxsackievirus and adenovirus receptor isoform X2, yielding MELPPLAALLGSLLLCCAGLTKGLKITSTNQPMVEKAQGEKVTLPCTFTVSQEDQGPLDVEWVLIPTDNQKKEQTIIMYSVDRIYNDYYEAMNGRVQFTNPDPRSGDGSIDILNLKSADTGTYQCRVKKAPGVESQKIQLTVLVKPARTKCYIEGSQETGRDLTLKCVSQEGSPLLSYNWRKLTGTEELPATSLLNKDTGELSMKNVSEDYSGTYNCVAANRVGTDDCFVVLNVTPPINTAGTIAGAVIGTLLGLFLLAFLVFCCCKKRKEKKYEKEVHHDIREDVPPPKSRTSTARSYIGSNRSSLGSMSPSNMEGYAKTPYNQVPSEDFERSPGQNPNFPPSKYDLAYKIHDITVV